A part of Geothrix oryzae genomic DNA contains:
- the rpsM gene encoding 30S ribosomal protein S13 — MARISGIDLPIGKRIEIALTYIFGIGRAKAHSILTRAKVDFGTKVRDLTEDEVGRIRRVITAEETVEGDLRKNISLDIKRLMDIGCYRGLRHRKGLPVRGQRTHTNARTRKGKRRTVAGKKK; from the coding sequence AGCGCATCGAGATCGCGCTCACCTACATTTTCGGCATCGGGCGCGCCAAGGCGCACAGCATCCTGACCCGCGCGAAGGTCGATTTCGGCACCAAGGTGCGGGATCTGACGGAAGACGAGGTCGGTCGCATCCGCCGCGTCATCACCGCCGAGGAGACGGTGGAGGGCGACCTCCGCAAGAACATCTCCCTCGACATCAAGCGGCTCATGGACATCGGCTGCTATCGCGGCCTGCGCCACCGGAAGGGCCTCCCCGTCCGTGGTCAGCGCACGCATACCAACGCCCGCACCCGCAAGGGCAAGCGACGCACCGTAGCCGGCAAGAAGAAGTAA